A genomic window from Slackia heliotrinireducens DSM 20476 includes:
- a CDS encoding N-acetylmuramoyl-L-alanine amidase family protein — protein sequence MERTSKRFGLWGLMVGVVAAVLLALAVTPAFAVPSTGTPGWLKDSSGAWYYYDSDGNLAHGLVQMDNDAWYYLDTTTGAMKTGWIETTESPSYYGEPVWMYFIPSKGNAATGWYQVGSKWYKFDSDGVMQTGWVKSGGKWYYMKPSGAMATSWYKVNGEWYYFSSSGVMQTGWKQIGGKWYWFDSSGAAACNEMVTIGSKKYCFDKGCAMRTGWVKDGYWYYFASGGAAVTGWQKIGGVWYYFKPNGTMQTGEQVIGGAAYYFKSSGAMASAEWVKYSIWDTNKEDYVEHWFYYFANGKKAYGTQVINGKTYKFHEEYGYWLNG from the coding sequence GGTCTGATGGTCGGGGTGGTCGCAGCAGTGCTTTTGGCGCTGGCGGTCACGCCGGCGTTCGCGGTTCCGTCCACAGGCACGCCCGGATGGCTCAAGGATTCCTCAGGCGCGTGGTATTACTACGACAGTGACGGCAATCTTGCCCACGGCCTTGTTCAAATGGACAACGACGCTTGGTACTACCTCGACACGACGACCGGCGCCATGAAGACCGGCTGGATCGAGACTACCGAGTCCCCTTCCTACTACGGCGAGCCCGTCTGGATGTATTTCATCCCGTCCAAAGGCAATGCTGCCACCGGATGGTACCAGGTAGGAAGCAAGTGGTACAAGTTCGATTCCGATGGAGTCATGCAGACCGGATGGGTGAAGTCCGGCGGCAAGTGGTACTACATGAAGCCTAGCGGAGCCATGGCCACCAGCTGGTACAAGGTCAATGGCGAATGGTACTATTTCTCCAGTTCAGGCGTCATGCAGACCGGCTGGAAGCAGATCGGCGGCAAGTGGTACTGGTTCGACTCCAGCGGCGCTGCCGCATGCAACGAGATGGTCACCATCGGCAGCAAGAAGTATTGCTTCGACAAGGGCTGCGCCATGAGGACCGGCTGGGTGAAAGACGGCTACTGGTACTACTTCGCTTCCGGCGGCGCGGCGGTAACGGGCTGGCAGAAGATCGGCGGCGTGTGGTACTACTTCAAACCTAACGGAACCATGCAGACTGGGGAGCAGGTAATCGGCGGTGCGGCGTATTACTTCAAATCCAGCGGCGCCATGGCATCGGCCGAGTGGGTGAAGTACAGCATCTGGGACACCAATAAAGAAGACTACGTGGAGCACTGGTTCTACTACTTCGCCAACGGCAAGAAGGCCTACGGAACGCAGGTCATCAACGGCAAGACCTACAAATTCCACGAGGAGTACGGCTACTGGCTGAACGGATGA